In a genomic window of Chaetodon trifascialis isolate fChaTrf1 chromosome 8, fChaTrf1.hap1, whole genome shotgun sequence:
- the dpm1 gene encoding dolichol-phosphate mannosyltransferase subunit 1 isoform X2, with protein MASRKTSHQNRDNGDKYSILLPTYNERENLPLIVWLLVKYLGESGFNYEIIVIDDGSPDGTLEVAEQLQKIYGEDKILLRPRAKKLGLGTAYIHGMKHATGNFIFIMDADLSHHPKFIPEFIEKQKGGDYDLVSGTRYRGDGGVYGWDLRRKLISRGANFLAQVLLRPGASDLTGSFRLYKKKVLESLVERCVSKGYVFQMEMIVRARQLNYTIGEVPISFVDRVYGESKLGGNEIVSYAKGLLTLFATT; from the exons ATGGCAAGTCGAAAAACGTCGCACCAAAACCGGGACAATGGGGACAAGTACTCGATACTGTTACCTACCTACAACGAAAGGGAAAATCTACCTTTAATAGTGTGGCTTTTGGTGAAATATCTCGGTGAAAG TGGGTTTAACTACGAGATCATTGTCATCGACGATGGAAGCCCAGATGGGACACTGGAGGTGGCTGAGCAGTTGCAAAAGATTTATGGAGAAGATAAAATA CTTCTACGACCAAGAGCGAAAAAGTTAGGCCTGG GCACTGCCTACATCCACGGCATGAAGCACGCCACCGGgaacttcatcttcatcatggaTGCAGACCTTTCCCATCAT CCCAAATTTATCCCAGAATTTATTGA AAAGCAGAAGGGGGGTGATTACGACCTGGTGTCTGGTACTCGATACCGTGGGGACGGAGGCGTGTACGGCTGGGATCTGCGCAGGAAGCTCATCAG TCGGGGGGCCAACTTTTTGGCTCAAGTGCTACTGAGACCCGGTGCTTCAGACCTCACAGGCAGCTTCAG GTTGTACAAGAAGAAAGTGTTGGAGAGTCTGGTTGAGCGGTGCGTGTCCAAAGGGTACGTCTTTCAGATGGAGATGATCGTCCGCGCCAGACAGCTCAACTACACAATTGGAGAA GTGCCCATTTCCTTTGTGGACCGAGTTTATGGAGAGTCCAAACTTGGAGGGAACGAGATTGTGTCATATGCAAAAGGACTGCTCACACTCTTTGCCACGACATGA
- the LOC139335492 gene encoding collagen alpha-1(XX) chain, whose protein sequence is MLCFIIGVLSLLSSEVHGQGRLKLTVLSEDRLQMKWKEADGPVQGYKVRVRPISEVPQPELMLTTTRGRATVAGLDSSQEYALQVLMLNGTTEKLLAKRRFTMEGLREEEMIRSGSREQRKKMLPGGSGSGDLDDATEALLGLSTILYPDPTTITAPPTTELPATETPSQLPDEAPGKSAKEKRKRKKEKERFKGENKEEQGTTQGKAAEEKPRKTSFPTQPVTGMSPRKPFECDSDAAADIMLLVDGSWSIGRTNFRRVRDFLEGLMTPFHIGPNHIQIGLTQYSGDPRTEWQLNNFTTKDQLLEAVRNFRYKGGNTFTGQALLHVMEENMRVEAGARSDTPFFLILLTDGKSQDDAIAAANRLKNAGVEIIAVGVKNADEAELRQVASEPVDLNVYNVNDFPLLSKLVARLVHILCGRIEDRGISKRMEPGPTVDPTLSYPSPTDLRFSELSSREVKLHWINPAEPVQQYRVVYHSAEGQSPQEVVLAGSESTVLLEGLSSQTLYHVSIFPVYEDSVGLALRGTVTTLPLAMPANLEVTPSSCSTLTVSWGAAPGATQYMILYSALNHGEPDDAKEEKFSAEQTVVELTELLPATDYSVTLYALYDEEPSDPVTAVATTFPLPPPVSVQFPVVTHSMLRVSWVPGAMDVPGHRIIYSTNHGSDVKQVEVTGLNSVLVQNLSSLSRYLVSVQSHYPQGLSAALTSNITTLKVPSPSDLRVSNFSGSEITVRWEAAADDVVSYLIKWISLSGGDLRQLRVSGESEGAILEGVVDDKEYQISLSALYGDGAQSEAVAIRYSTLSGGGPSSVSVSEETAVSLVVSWVPPNAHVLQYHVSYTALTGAESQDITVLVPGGEKQVVLESLQPDTRYSILVTAEYRNREGGSGSAQGKTTSLRVSSVSVVRSDHSSICVSWRPVSAVDGYRIVIQSVKDKQTKEETVDESSSSHCFTDLEPETLYRISVHSLLGSAEGTAVSILHPTAAAPARIPIHPRMYPIHNEVCPEVTIRNSIVKGFDMMEAFGLTQRAHSSVEGVAAEPFVFNTLPTYTLYRDIQLTQSTKFIHPAGFSPEHTISITFRMLQDTPREPFALWQLTDNDFQPRMGVVLDPTTKHLVYFSLDYRGEVQELTFDQPQVHRLFYGSFHKVHLSVSQVSVSLSVDCQHVGERPARPLGNLPTDGFEMLGKLVKTRGPNSGSAPFGLQSFEIVCNTTWPSEDTCCDLPGVRDEESCPAPAYSCTCSSDVPGAPGSPGPTGKPGPRGEKGEKGDQGEKGEVGPPGKPGFEGGLGPLGNIGPRGMTVQGKAGPPGARGEKGDPGRPGLQGSPGPPGPKGEEGIPGPKGIRGLEGGIGAPGITGLRGFQGMPGYPGPLGERGPSGPVGPTGLPGSKGERGEKGEPQSMAMIYQLVTQACEQLVHKEVLKLDMFINEVNRKPAPIEEPVGPPGEPGIPGPKGPPGTRGTQGNVGSRGRPGRPGYPGEQGRRGFSGDKGDAGTNVQGPTGIKGFAGPPGESKLGIAGSKGDDGKPGPPGIPGPPGQPGEIGPPGVCDSSGGCHRAPQQTEDPYYGYQP, encoded by the exons GTCGTCTTAAGCTGACGGTCCTGTCGGAGGACAGACTGCAGATGAAATGGAAGGAGGCTGATGGTCCCGTTCAGGGCTACAAGGTCCGAGTGCGGCCCATCTCAG AGGTGCCACAGCCAGAGCTGATGCTGACTACCACACGGGGCCGGGCAACAGTGGCAGGACTGGACTCCAGTCAAGAATATGCCCTCCAAGTCCTCATGCTCAATGGGACGACAGAAAAACTTCTGGCAAAGCGGCGATTTACCA TGGAAGGTCTgcgagaggaggagatgatccGCAGCGGTAGccgagagcagaggaagaagatgttGCCAGGCGGCTCAGGGTCAGGAGACCTGGACGATGCCACGGAGGCTCTCCTGGGCCTGTCAACAATTCTGTATCCTGACCCCACCACCATCACTGCACCTCCTACTACAG AGCTCCCAGCTACAGAAACCCCCTCTCAGCTCCCCGATGAGGCCCCAGGGAAAAGTgccaaagagaagagaaagaggaagaaggagaaagaacgTTTTAAAGGGGAGAATAAGGAAGAGCAGGGGACAACACAGGGCAAAGCAGCGGAGGAGAAACCTCGGAAGACGTCCTTCCCTACCCAGCCGGTGACAG GTATGTCTCCCAGGAAACCATTTGAATGTGACAGCGATGCAGCTGCGGACATCATGTTGTTGGTGGATGGATCCTGGAGCATCGGGCGCACCAACTTCAGACGGGTCAGAGATTTCTTGGAGGGCCTGATGACACCCTTCCACATCGGCCCGAACCACATTCAGATCG GTTTAACCCAGTACAGCGGCGATCCCCGCACAGAATGGCAGCTCAATAACTTCACCACTAAAGACCAGCTGTTGGAGGCAGTAAGGAATTTCAGATATAAGGGAGGAAACACATTTACAG GCCAGGCGCTCCTCCATGTCATGGAGGAGAACATGAGGGTTGAGGCAGGCGCCAGGTCGGACACACCATTTTTCCTCATCTTGCTGACCGATGGGAAATCTCAGGATGATGCCATTGCTGCGGCAAACCGGCTGAAGAATGCCGGTGTGGAGATCATCGCTGTAG GTGTAAAGAATGCTGATGAAGCGGAGCTGAGACAAGTAGCGTCAGAGCCGGTGGATCTGAATGTCTACAATGTCAATGACTTCCCTCTGCTCAGCAAACTGGTGGCACGGCTGGTCCACATCCTGTGTGGGAGGATAGAGGATCGTGGCATCTCAAAAC GAATGGAGCCTGGGCCCACAGTAGACCCAACCCTCTCCTACCCAAGTCCTACTGATCTTCGGTTTTCTGAACTGAGCTCCAGAGAAGTGAAGCTTCACTGGATCAATCCTGCAGAGCCAGTCCAACAGTACAGAGTGGTCTACCACAGCGCCGAGGGTCAGAGTCCACAGGAG GTGGTATTGGCCGGCTCAGAGtccactgtgctgctggaaGGCCTCTCCTCTCAGACCCTGTACCATGTGTCCATCTTTCCTGTGTATGAAGACAGTGTTGGCCTGGCACTCAGAGGAACTGTCACTACAT TGCCCCTGGCCATGCCTGCCAACCTGGAGGTAACTCCTTCCTCATGTAGCACACTGACAGTGAGTTGGGGTGCAGCACCTGGTGCAACACAGTACATGATCCTCTACTCAGCTCTCAACCATGGAGAACCTGATGACGCCAAGGAG GAGAAATtcagtgcagagcagacagTTGTGGAGCTGACAGAGTTACTGCCGGCAACAGACTACTCTGTCACTCTCTATGCCCTCTATGATGAGGAGCCCAGTGACCCTGTCACTGCTGTTGCCACTACAT TCCCTCTCCCACCACCAGTAAGTGTTCAGTTCCCAGTGGTTACACACAGTATGCTGAGGGTGAGCTGGGTGCCTGGAGCGATGGATGTTCCTGGCCACAGAATCATCTACAGCACCAACCACGGCAGCGACGTCAAGCAG GTGGAGGTAACAGGACTGAACTCGGTGCTGGTGCAGaacctctcctctctgtccagatATCTGGTTTCAGTCCAGTCTCATTACCCACAAGGCCTGTCTGCAGCACTCACCAGTAACATCACTACAC TGAAGGTGCCTTCTCCTTCAGACCTCAGGGTGTCTAATTTCTCAGGCAGTGAAATCACCGTGCGCTGGGAGGCGGCAGCTGATGATGTTGTGTCCTACCTCATCAAGTGGATCTCTCTCAGTGGAGGAGACCTGAGACAG CTGAGAGTGAGTGGTGAGAGTGAAGGGGCGATCCTGGAGGGTGTGGTGGATGATAAGGAATACCAGATCTCTCTGTCTGCACTTTATGGAGATGGAGCTCAGAGTGAAGCTGTGGCCATACGCTACAGCACCT TGTCTGGTGGAGGCCCATCCAGCGTTTCAGTCTCAGAGGAGACTGCAGTCAGCTTGGTGGTCAGCTGGGTACCTCCCAACGCTCATGTCCTCCAGTATCACGTGTCTTACACTGCACTGACTGGAGCTGAAAGCCAGGACATCACT GTGTTGGTCCCAGGTGGTGAAAAGCAGGTTGTGCTCGAGTCATTACAGCCAGATACTCGTTACAGCATCCTGGTCACCGCCGAGTACCGCAACAGAGAAGGAGGCAGCGGTTCAGCTCAGGGCAAAACCA ccagTCTGCGGGTCAGCAGTGTGAGTGTGGTCAGGTCAGACCACTCCAGTATCTGTGTGTCCTGGAGACCCGTGTCTGCTGTTGATGGATATCGTATTGTCATTCAGTCTGTCAAAG ACAAGCAAACAAAGGAGGAAACTGTTGATGAGTCCAGCAGCAGTCACTGTTTCACTGATCTGGAACCGGAGACTTTGTATCGCATCAGTGTGCACTCCCTTCTCGGCTCAGCAGAGGGCACTGCTGTCTCCATTCTCCATCCAACAG CCGCAGCTCCAGCAAGAATTCCCATCCACCCCCGCATGTACCCAATCCACAACGAAG TGTGTCCTGAAGTCACCATCAGAAACAGCATTGTTAAAG gaTTTGACATGATGGAAGCGTTTGGTCTGACTCAGAGAGCTCACTCATCTGTGGAGGGTGTGGCAGCCGAGCCTTTTGTCTTCAACACCCTCCCCACCTACACCCTGTACAGAGACATCCAGCTGACACAGAGCACCAA gTTCATCCACCCTGCAGGCTTCTCTCCAGAGCACACCATCAGCATCACCTTCCGTATGTTGCAGGACACACCCAGGGAGCCCTTTGCCCTCTGGCAGCTCACTGACAACGACTTCCAGCCCAGGATGGGGGTGGTGCTGGACC CTACGACCAAGCATCTGGTGTACTTCAGTCTGGACTATAGGGGAGAGGTGCAGGAACTGACCTTTGACCAGCCACAGGTCCACAGACTGTTCTATGGCAGCTTTCACAAG gttcacctgtctgtcagccaGGTGAGTGTGTCCCTGTCTGTGGACTGCCAGCATGTGGGTGAGAGGCCTGCCCGCCCGCTAGGTAACCTGCCAACCGACGGCTTTGAGATGCTGGGAAAACTGGTGAAGACCAGAGGACCCAATAGTGGATCTGCACCG TTCGGGCTGCAGTCCTTTGAGATCGTCTGTAACACCACGTGGCCTTCAGAGGATACATGCTGTGATCTGCCTGGAGTG agagatgaggagagctGTCCTGCCCCGGCGTACTCCTGTACCTGTTCCTCTGACGTCCCTGGTGCTCCCGGTTCCCCTGGACCTACT GGAAAGCCAGGTCCTCGTGGTGAGAAAGGTGAGAAGGGGGATCAAGGCGAAAAG GGGGAGGTGGGTCCTCCAGGAAAGCCTGGATTTGAGGGAGGTCTTGGACCCCTGGGCAACATAGGGCCTCGAGGAATGACTGTGCAGGGCAAAGCG GGTCCACCTGGTGCAAGAGGGGAAAAGGGAGATCCTGGACGACCAGGACTGCAG GGTTCACCCGGACCTCCAGGTCcaaaaggggaggaggggattCCAGGCCCCAAG GGCATTCGAGGGCTTGAGGGTGGTATCGGTGCACCTGGCATCACTGGACTCAGG GGTTTCCAAGGAATGCCAGGATACCCAGGGCCTTTGGGGGAAAGAGGCCCCTCAGGACCTGTGGGACCTACG GGTCTGCCAGGGAGTAAAGGGGAACGAGGAGAGAAG GGGGAGCCTCAGTCTATGGCCATGATCTACCAGCTGGTCACACAGGCCTGTGAGCAACTAGTGCACA agGAGGTGTTGAAGCTCGACATGTTCATTAATGAGGTCAATCGTAAGCCAGCTCCTATTGAAGAACCAGTGGGGCCCCCTGGGGAGCCTGGTATACCAGGGCCCAAGGGCCCACCAGGCACCAGGGGCACCCAAGGGAACGTTGGTTCAAGGGGGAGACCCGGTAGACCTGGATACCCAGGAGAACAGG GACGGAGAGGTTTTTCAGGGGACAAAGGTGATGCAGGGACCAATGTCCAGGGGCCCACAGGGATCAAAGGATTCGCAG gtccCCCAGGTGAGTCCAAGCTGGGAATTGCAGGCTCCAAAGGAGATGATGGTAAGCCAGGACCCCCAGGGATCCCCGGACCTCCTGGACAGCCAGGCGAGATTGGACCACcgggtgtgtgtgacagcagcggAGGCTGCCACAGAGCCCCCCAGCAAACAG AAGACCCTTATTATGGCTACCAGCCTTGA
- the dpm1 gene encoding dolichol-phosphate mannosyltransferase subunit 1 isoform X1 produces MASRKTSHQNRDNGDKYSILLPTYNERENLPLIVWLLVKYLGESGFNYEIIVIDDGSPDGTLEVAEQLQKIYGEDKILLRPRAKKLGLGTAYIHGMKHATGNFIFIMDADLSHHPKFIPEFIEKQKGGDYDLVSGTRYRGDGGVYGWDLRRKLIRYLQVNNSISSLQFPLTCLPLTLISADKRLKFDFLFCPLPPSLIHSRGANFLAQVLLRPGASDLTGSFRLYKKKVLESLVERCVSKGYVFQMEMIVRARQLNYTIGEVPISFVDRVYGESKLGGNEIVSYAKGLLTLFATT; encoded by the exons ATGGCAAGTCGAAAAACGTCGCACCAAAACCGGGACAATGGGGACAAGTACTCGATACTGTTACCTACCTACAACGAAAGGGAAAATCTACCTTTAATAGTGTGGCTTTTGGTGAAATATCTCGGTGAAAG TGGGTTTAACTACGAGATCATTGTCATCGACGATGGAAGCCCAGATGGGACACTGGAGGTGGCTGAGCAGTTGCAAAAGATTTATGGAGAAGATAAAATA CTTCTACGACCAAGAGCGAAAAAGTTAGGCCTGG GCACTGCCTACATCCACGGCATGAAGCACGCCACCGGgaacttcatcttcatcatggaTGCAGACCTTTCCCATCAT CCCAAATTTATCCCAGAATTTATTGA AAAGCAGAAGGGGGGTGATTACGACCTGGTGTCTGGTACTCGATACCGTGGGGACGGAGGCGTGTACGGCTGGGATCTGCGCAGGAAGCTCATCAGGTATCTGCAAGTCAACAACAGTATTTCTTCTCTTCAATTTCCACTCACCTGTCTTCCTCTGACTCTGATTTCAGCAGACAAGAGGCTGaagtttgattttcttttctgtcctctgcccCCTTCTCTCATTCACAGTCGGGGGGCCAACTTTTTGGCTCAAGTGCTACTGAGACCCGGTGCTTCAGACCTCACAGGCAGCTTCAG GTTGTACAAGAAGAAAGTGTTGGAGAGTCTGGTTGAGCGGTGCGTGTCCAAAGGGTACGTCTTTCAGATGGAGATGATCGTCCGCGCCAGACAGCTCAACTACACAATTGGAGAA GTGCCCATTTCCTTTGTGGACCGAGTTTATGGAGAGTCCAAACTTGGAGGGAACGAGATTGTGTCATATGCAAAAGGACTGCTCACACTCTTTGCCACGACATGA